GCGGTCAACCCCCCGAACTGGCCGTGCGTAACCTGAGCGCCGCTCTCCTATTCTCGGAACCGGCGATCCGCCGCACACGACCCGCAGAACGGAACCACCACGATGGCACGACCCGAACGCGCCGCCGGACGACCGAGGCAGCTCGTCCTGCCCCTGGCAGCCCTGGCCGTCACCGCCGCGACCCTGCTCGCCGCCACTCCGGCCGCCGCAGCGCCGGCCGCCACCCCGGCGGCCGCAGCGACGGCCACCCCGACCTCGGCCGCCACGACCCCGAGCCCGACGGCCGCGGCCGCCACGGCACCCTCGACCGCCACGCCGCCGTCCGCGACGACGACCGCTCCGGCCGGAGCACCCACCGACCTGGCGACCGATCCGCCCACCGCCCCGACGACCCCGGCGCTGCGGTCGTTCACTACTGCAGCCCCCACCGTCACCGGCAGCCTGAAGGTCGGTGGGTCCCTGACGGTCGCCGCGCCGGCCTGGAAGCCCGCGCCGACGACGGTCGGCTACCGCTGGTACCGCGACGGGGTCGCGATCGGCGGCGCCTACAAGACCCGGTACACCCCGACCGTGTCCGATCGGGGCCACAAGCTCACCGTCTCGATCACCGGATCGCGGTCCGGCTACGAGACGGTCACGCGCAACAAGTACGTCGGGATCGTCGCCCGCGGTGACGCCCCGCGCGCGACGAAGAACCCGGCGGTCACCGGCATCACGCGGAGCGGCAGCGTCCTGACGACGTCGCAGGGCGCCTGGAACACCTCCGGCCTGACGTACCGGTACGAGTGGTCGCGCAACGGGACCGTCGTCCCGAGCATGACCGGTCGGACCTACCGACTCGGGTACTACGACGTCGGGGCGAAGATCTCGTCCCGGGTGATCGTGTCGAAGAACGGCTACACCGACGGTGCCGCTCGCAGCGCGGCCACCGCGGCGATCTCGAAGGCCGCGGTCGCGTTCTCCGGGGACGGCACGTTCCGCGTCGGCACCCAGGTGAAGGCCGGCACGTACTACTCCACGACGAAGACGAGCCAGCTCTGCTACTGGGCACGGCTGAGCAGCGCACAGGGCCGGTTCGACGACATCCGGGCGAACGACCTCGGCTCGGGTCAGCGACTCATGACGATCTCCAGCTCCGACAAGTACGTCGAGCTCGACGACTGCGGTTCCTGGTACCCGGTCGGTTCGGCCGGACCGAAGCTGGCGAGCATCACCTCGGACGGCGTCTACGTCGTCGGCCCCCAGGTCAGCGCGGGCACCACGTGGCGCACGTCGGCTCCGGCGGGCTGCTACTGGGCGACGTACTCCGCGGCTGACGGTGACATCGAGTCGATCATCGCGAACGACTACCGCGACTCCCGGGCGACCGTCACCGTGACGGTCCCGAAGAACGCCGTGGGCTTCGAGTCGAGCGGCTGCGGCACCTGGAAGAAGGTCGGCTGACCGACGCGCACCACGTCGGACGGGAGGCACGTGGCGGCCCCGCACCGCGCCTCCCGTCCGACACCGCGACAGCGGTCAGGGCACCCGCACGAACCGCGGCGCACCCCGCTCCCGCAACCGGAACCCGAGGTGCTGGTACAGCCCGATCGCCCCGGTGTTGCCGGCGGCGGCGTGCATGAGCGGCGTCTCGCCCCGCGCGCGGATGCCGTGCGCGACGTCGAGCACGAGGCGCCGTCCGAGCCCCTGCCCGCGGAAGTCGGCGTCCGTGCACACCGCACTGATCTCGGTCCACCCCGGCGGGTGCAGACGTTCCCCGGCCATGGCGATGAGGCGGCCCCCACGCCGGACGCCGACGTACCGGCCGAGCTCGATCGTGCGGGGCAGGAACGGCCCGGGCTTCGTGCGGGCGATGAGCTCGAGGATCTCGGGGACGTCGTCGGGGGTGAGCTCGACGGCTTCGGGGTCCGGAGCGCCCTCGATGTCCTCACCGGTGAGCTGCACGCCCCCGGAACCCTCGACGGCGTGCCAGCCCTCGGGGAGGACGGCGGACGCACCGACGCCGAAGGCCGCACCGGGTCCGAGCAGCGCGCGCACGTCGTCCCAGTCCGCGGCCGTCGGTCGCTCCGGGATCCCGGTCCAGACCGACACGTCGGGCAGGTACCGCGCGATGTCGCCGCGACGCTCGGCGAACCGGGCGTGCTCGCCGTTCAGGGACGCGAGCGCGGGGTTGTCGAGCAGCCGGGTCGGGGTGCCGTCGTCGGCGATCGTGAGGTCGAGCGTCCGCACCGCCGCGCCGCGGGGGTCGCCGCCGCGGAAGCCCAGGTCCTCGAGGCGGCGCCGGTCCCCGTCCTCCCAGCCGGCCGTGTCCGCGACGACGGCGGCGGCGTAGGTGTTGCGGGCGCGGGCGACGACGGCCTCGACGTCCGTCGCGGTGGTCAGGACGACCGCTCCGGGTCGGGTCAGGTCGGTCGTCGGGGCATCGGTCGTCATGGGTCCATCCTGCGACGCCGCGGACACCGACCGCACATCGTTGCACCGCGTGACACGGCGCCGGACCTCGCACCGTGCGAGGTGCTCCCACCACTGTGCGAGGTACGTACTACTGTGCGACGCAATGACCCCCGCACGCTGCGCGGTTCCTCGCACGCTGCGGAACGCGCGCGACAGGCGCTACGCCAGCCGCGCCGCCACGAACGCCACCATCCGCCGCACGAGCTCCGCGCGCGACGTGGCCCGCCGGTACTCGTGCCCCTCGCCTGCGAGCTCGAGGTACTCCACGTCGTGCGACCTCGCCGTGAGCGCCTCGACCACCTGGTGCGCCTCACCGATCGGCACGTTGGTGTCGAGCTCGCCGTGCACGACGAGCAGCGGCGCGGTGACGTCGTCGATCGCCCGCATCGGCGACAGCGAGTCGAGCAGCGCGGCGTCGTCCACGGGGTGGCCGTACTTCGTCGCGGCCGCGGAGGCGATCCACGGCTCGGTGTCCCGGTAGAAGGTCGCGAAGTCGCTCATCCCGCACACGGCGACGCCGGCCGCGAAGACGTCCGGCGTGAACGCCAGGGACGCGAGGGTGGCGTACCCGCCGTACGAGCGGCCCTCGACGGCGACGCGGGAGCGGTCCGCGTACCCGTTGGACACGAGGAACCGCGCGCAGTCCACGACGTCGGCGAGCGCGTTCCAGCGCAGCCCGAGGTCGTCGGCGTGCACGAAGTCGCGCCCGTACCCGCTGGACCCGCGGATGTTCGGCGCGAACACCGTGATGCCCGCGGCGGCGAGCGCCTGGTGCTGCGGGGAGAACGTGGGTCGCTCCTGCGACTCCGGTCCGCCGTGCAGGTGGACGAGCGCTGCGCGCGGCTCGGGAGGCACGGCACCGACGTCGGGACCACCACCGGACGACGACGTGGCCGGCTCCACCGCCCGGTACAGCCAGCCGGTGATCTCCAGTCCGTCGCGCGCCGCGAAGCGCTCGAGCGTCGGCTCGACCAGCGGCACCTCCGGCAGCCCGGGGACGCCGGTGACCCGGCTCCACGTCAGCGCGTTCGTGTCGAGGCGCCAGAGCTCCCGCGGCCGCAGGGGTCCCTCGACGGCGAGCAGCACGCTGCGCCCGTCGCGGCTGAGGACCGGGTCGGTGACGACGTACCCGGGCAGGTCCGGCACGGGCGTCCGCGAGGCGTCGTGCGTGTTGATGAGGTCGAGTTCGCTCCGGCCGTCGACGTTCCAGACGAGCAGCAGGGTCCGGCCGGCGTCGTCGGCGTCGAGGTACTCCAGTTCGGCGTCGTCGCGCTCGGTGATCCGTCGGGGTGCACCGCGCCATCCGTGCGGGCCGACCGGCTGGGCGACGAGCCCGCGACGGGGCAGCCCGGCCTCGGTGGCGACGTAGGCGACGAGCGGACTGGTCTCGCTCGCGGGTGCCGGTCGGAGGAAGGCGATCTCCGCCGAGCCGTCCGGCGAGTCGGCGAGCAGCGCGTGGCTCTCGTCGGTGAGCCGGTCGACGACCACGACGAACTCGTGGCCGCGCTGCCCGTCCCGGAGCACGACGAGGCGCTCCTCGACGCTGAGGTCGAGGATGTGGATGAGCTCCCCCACCGCGAGGTCGTCGCGGTCGCCGGAGACGGGGTCGACGAGGTAGGAGCGGGCGGGCTGGTCGGCCTCGGTGGACGGCAGGGTGATGACGACCCGGTGGCCGCTGCGGCTCCACGGCCCGAGTTCGGCGTGCTGGTACCGCGACCCGGCGATCTGCGCGGCGTCGGTGCCGTCTGGTCGGACCACCCAGACCTGCTGCTTCACGCCGCCGTCGGTCGCGATGGCCACGGCGAGCCACTCCCCGTCGGAGGACCACGTCACCCGGATCACGGGGTCGTCGGACAGCCGGATCCGTACGGGCTCGGGTGCTTCGTCGCCGACGACGACGTCCTGCACGAAGACCTCGGGGGTGCCGTGCCGGTCGCTGACGAACGCGACGCGGCGGGCGTTCCGCGTCATGGTGGGCCCCCACGATCCCCAGGCCGCGACGAGGCGCTCGCCCAGGTCGGCCGCCTGCCGGGCGCGTGCCGACGGCTCGAGGTGGGTCGCGCCTCCTGGCCGCACGGCGGGCCCGCTCACCGCACCCCCTGCTGCTGCAGCCACATCTCGATCAGGCCGAGCTGCCAGAGCGCGTTCGCGCCGATCTCGGTCCGCGTGCTGTTCGGGTCCTGGAGCATCCGCTCGACCGTACCCGGATCGAAGAGCCCGCGCTCCCGCGCCTCCGGGGCGTGCAGCGCCTGCCGGACGCGCTCGAGGTACGGACCCTCGAGCTGCCGGATCGCCGGCACCGGGAAGTACCCCTTCGTCCGGTCGATGACGGCGTCGGGGACGATGCCGCGGGCCGCGCGCTTCATGACGCCCTTGCCGCCGTCCGCGAGCTTGAGCTCGGGTGGGATCGCGCCGGCGAACTCGACGAACTCGTGGTCGAGGAACGGCACGCGGGCCTCGAGTCCCCACGCCATCGTCATGTTGTCGACGCGCTTCACCGGGTCGTCGACGAGCATCGTCATCGTGTCGCTGCGGAGCGCGGCGTCGACGCTGGTCTCGGCTCCCGGCACGGCGAACGCGGCGTCCACGAACGCCGAGGGCGTGTCGTCGTCGCTCCGCCAGCGTTCCCCGAGCAGGGGTTGAAGTGCCGGCCACCGGCGGTCCATGAACACCGAGCGGTAGACCTCGGCGGCCTGGTCCCGCGGGACGGACGCGAGCGGCGGGTACCAGCTGTAGCCGCCGAGCACCTCGTCCGCACCCTGCCCGGACTGCACGACCTTGACGTGCTGCGACACCTCTTCCGAGAGCAGGTAGAAGGCGACGCAGTCGTGGCTGACCATCGGCTCGCTCATCGCGCCGATCGCGCCGTCGATGCCGTCGAGCAGGCGCGACGACGGGATGCGGATGCGGTGGTGGTCGGTGCCGAAGTGGCGCGCGACCTCGTCGGAGTACTCGAACTCGTCGCCGGACTCGCCACCGGCCGACTCGAAGCCGATGCTGAACGTGGCGAGGTCCTGTTGCCCGGCCTCGGCGAGCAGTGCCACGACGAGCGAGGAGTCGATCCCGCCCGAGAGCAGCACGCCGACCGGGACGTCGGCGACCATGCGGCGCTCGACCGCGGTGCGGAGCTTCGCGGTGAAGGCCTCCTGCCAGTCCTGGTCGGTCCAGTCGGCCTTGTCCGGGTCGCGCTCGAAGCGGGGCTCCCAGTACGTCTCGTCACGGGAGGTCCCGTCACGCTCGATGACCCGGACGGTCGCGGGCGGCAGCTTGCCGACGCCGGACAGGATCGTGCGGGGCGCCGGGACGATCGAGTGGAAGGTCATGTACGACGCGAAGGCGACCGGGTCGATGCTCGTGTCGACGCCACCACCGGCCAGGACAGCGGGCAGGGAGCTCGCGAACCGCACCCCGCCGGGGACCTCGGCGACGTAGAGCGGCTTGATGCCGAGCCGGTCGCGAGCGAGCACGAGCCGGCCGCTGGCGTGCTCCCAGATGGCGATCGCGAACATCCCGACCAGGTGGTCGACGAACCGGGTGCCCCACTCGGCGTAGGCGGCGAGGATGACCTCGGTGTCCGAGGTCGAGAAGAACTCGTGGCCCCGGCCGCGCAGCTCGTCGCGGAGCTGTCGGTAGTTGTAGACCATGCCGTTGTAGGCGATGGTCAGTCCGGCACGGGGGTGCACCATCGGCTGCGCGCCCGCGGTGGACAGGTCGACGATCGACAACCGTCGGTGCCCGAGCGCGACCGGTCCGCGCGCCCACAGCCCGTCGCCGTCGGGGCCGCGGTGCACGAGGCAGCCCGTCATCCGCGCCACGGCCGCGACGTCCGGCGCAGTCCCGTCGAACCGGAGTTCTCCCGCGAGTCCGCACATCAGCTGTCCCCTGCCGTTCCGGTGATCCAGGTGTCCTTGGCGCCGCCGCCGCGCGAGGAGTTCACGACCATGCTCCCCTCCGGCGCGACCCGCGTGAGCGCGACGTCGGCGAGGTGGGTGTCGTCCGGCCCCGTGCCCGTGACGTAGACGAAGGCACGCAGGTCGACGTGCCGGGGGTCGAGGCCGGCCGGGCCGATGGTCGGGTGCGACGACAGCTGCACGACCTCCTGCCCGACCCAGCGGTCGGGCTCCGCGGCGATCGCCCGGCGCCGCTCGGCGACCTCGGGAGCGCTCGCGCTCGGACCGATCAGGACGTCCCGACCGCCCTCGCCGTCGACGGGCTTCGTCACGAGCTCGCCGACGCGGTCGAGCACGGAGAGCCGCTCGCCCTCGATGCTGGTCCGGTACGTGGGGACCGAGTCGAGCAGCGGCTTCTCGTCGAGGTAGTACCAGATGAGGTCCGGCACGGTGACGTACATCGCCTTGTCGTCGACGAGCGCGTTGCCCGGCGCGTTGGCCAGGTGCACACCGCCGGCCTCGGCGACGTCGAGGATGCGCGCGCCGAGGTCCGGTGCGTGCTCCGCCGCGAGCGCGCTGACGTCGCGGTCGATGCGCAGGTACAGCCCGTGCAGCACGTCACCCGTCCGCGCCTCGACGACGTGTCCGTCGCGGACGTCCAGGTCCGAGCCGGCCAGGAGGCGCAACCCGGCCCCGTCGGCCAGCCTGCGGTGCTCGAACCACGCGCCGGCGGCGGGGCCGTCGCTGATCAGCGCGATCACCGGGTCCGGTTCGCCGGTCACGGCGGTCGCGTTCGTGCGGAGCGTGTCGCGGAGGCGGTCGACCACACCGTGCGGGTCGAGCAGGTGCTCCGGCCGTGGGGCGTCCGGCACCACCTCGTCCATCAGCTCGCGGAGCGCGATGCCGTACGCGACGCCGGAGGGCGACCGGACGTTGTCCTCGAGCACGCGCCACCCGCCGAACTCGTTCCGGACCAGGTCGAACCCCATCACGGGCGCACGCACGGCGTCCTGCGGCAGCCGGGCGGCCGCCGGGTCCCACCCGTTGGCCCCGACGAACTGGCGCTCGTCCATCGCGCCGTCCGCCACGATCCGCCGGGGCCCGTAGGCGTCCCGGAGGAACAGCTCGATCGCGCGGGCGCGCTGCCCGAGGCCGGCGGCGAGCTGGCTCCACTCGTAGGCGCTGACGGTCCGCGGGACGAGGTCGCAGCCGAACGCCTGGACGCCGCCGTCGACCACGAAGCCGACCTCGTGCTCGCGGGTCCAGGTGTCGCGGGCGGCGCAGCGTTCGATCGTGGTCTCGGCGTCCCACCCGCGGAAGAACACCGCGAGGTCGCGGAACGCGGGGCGGGGCCGGGCTCCCGGACCGACGGCCTCGTCACCGGCGCGGACGCGGTACGACGGCAGCGTCACGGTCGGGTGCTCGGTGCGGCCGGAGGGCGTCCCGGCGGTGTCCTCGACGACCGAGGCCACGACGTCGTCGAGCTCGCCGCGCTCGGCGTACGCGGTGCGCTGCCGGTCCGTGGAGTTCCCGCGGGCGAGGGTGTCCTCGACGAGCTCCGCCACCGTGCCCCAGTCGCCGAGCTCCTCGAGCTCCGGACGGAGCCGTGAGACGAGCTGGCGGACGGCGGTCTCGGCGGGCAGCCGCTCCGGGTGCTGCCCGAGCCCGAGCAGTTCGCCGGTCAGGCCACCGCGGGCGGCCTGCCACATCGCCGCCCGGTGCAGGGGCTCGCTGCGCGGTCGCCACTCGGCTCCGGACTCGACCGCCTTCTCCGCCTTGCGGACGGCGGCGCGGAACAACCCGGCGATGAGCACGGCGTCGTCCACGATCGGCGTCGCGTCGCAGACCCGGAGCTCGAGCGTCGGGGCGTGCGAGGACGGCCGCACGTCGAAGTACGCCATCTTCTTGTCGGCGATCACCCCGGACGCGATGAGGTCGTCGAGCATCGCGTCGTACTCGGCGGCGTCCTTGACACGCCCGAAGCTGCCGGCCGAGGGCCAGCGCTGCCAGATGATGCTGCGGAACGACGAGTATCCGGTGTCCTGCCCGTTCCAGAACGGACTCGACGCACTGAGCGCCAGCAGCACCGGCAGCACCGGGGCCACCCGCTGGGCGATCTGCACCGCCAGGTCGCGGTCGCTCACACCGACGTGCACCTGCAGGCCGCAGATGAGCTGTTCGTCGACGAGCATCCGGTACTGCTCCTGCATGCGGCCGTACCGCCCACCGGAGGTCAGCTCGAAGTCGGCGTACTCCGACCGCGGCGCGGTGCCGGCAGCGGCGATCGTGACCCCGGCGGGGGCGATCGCGGCGCTCAGCTCGCTGCGCAGGTCGACGATCACCCGTCTCAGGTCGTCGAGGGTGCGCACCACGGGGGTGTTCGTCTCGATGGTCGTGCGCTGGAGTTCAGCGCCGAACCGGTCGGCGGGCAGTTTGGGCAGAAGGCGCGGGGCCTTCGCGGAAAGTCGTCCGGAATCGAGGTCGATGAGGTGCAGTTCTTCCTCGGCGCCGAGCGTCAGCTCTGCACTCATGGGCCGAACCTATCGCCGCACCTTGTGGAAGGCCCCGCCCGACGGCAGATCGTCGCATGCTCGAAACAATGCCGCACGGGGTACACCCCGCTGGGAGCGCCGGCGCCGCGGCACGTAGGAACGAAGGATGCCCACCACCGTGTTCTGCCTGCACGCCCTCGGATCGAGTTCCGAGGAGTTCGTCGGGCTGCGGTCCCGCCTCGCCGGGACGCTCGACCTGGTCGGGATCGACCTGCCCGGGTTCGGCACCAGCACGGCCGCGACCGGCACCACCGTCGAGGAGATGGTCGTGCTCGTCGAACGTGCGATCGGCCGGAGCGGTGCCACCGACTGGGCGCTGATCGGGCACTCGATGGGCGGGAAGGTGGCGTCCGTCGTCGCCTCGCGCACCGTCGACGGCAGCAACGGCCTGTTCGGCCTGCGCGCCGTGGTGCTGCTCGCCGCGTCGCCGCTCTCCCCGGAGCCGATGGACGAGGAGCGCCGGCAGACCATGCTCGACTGGGCGTCGGACGGCGAGATCGGCCCCGACGAGGCGGATGCGTTCGTCGACGCCAACACCGCGTCCCGCCTCGACCCGGAGCCACACGCGATCGCCGTGCACGACGTCGAGCGCGCCGTCCCGCAGGCCTGGACCGACTGGCTCGTCCGCGGCAGCCGCGAGGACTGGTCGACCGTCTTCCCGCCGAACCCGGTCCCCGCCCTGGTGCTGGCCGGCGCCGAGGACGGCGACCTCGGCCCCGAGGCCCAGCGGACGCTGAACCTGCCGCACTGGACCGCGGGCGAGTTCGACGCGGTGCCGGACGCCGCGCACCTGCTGCCGTGGGAGCAGCCCGACGCCGTCGCCGACCGCATCCGCGACTTCTGGCACCGTCGGGTCGACCACGGTCCGCTCGTCCCCGCCGAGACCGCCCGCGTCATCGCCTCCCCCCGCGTGAGCGCACGGACCCG
The sequence above is a segment of the Curtobacterium sp. BH-2-1-1 genome. Coding sequences within it:
- a CDS encoding GNAT family N-acetyltransferase, which codes for MTTDAPTTDLTRPGAVVLTTATDVEAVVARARNTYAAAVVADTAGWEDGDRRRLEDLGFRGGDPRGAAVRTLDLTIADDGTPTRLLDNPALASLNGEHARFAERRGDIARYLPDVSVWTGIPERPTAADWDDVRALLGPGAAFGVGASAVLPEGWHAVEGSGGVQLTGEDIEGAPDPEAVELTPDDVPEILELIARTKPGPFLPRTIELGRYVGVRRGGRLIAMAGERLHPPGWTEISAVCTDADFRGQGLGRRLVLDVAHGIRARGETPLMHAAAGNTGAIGLYQHLGFRLRERGAPRFVRVP
- a CDS encoding prolyl oligopeptidase family serine peptidase; protein product: MSGPAVRPGGATHLEPSARARQAADLGERLVAAWGSWGPTMTRNARRVAFVSDRHGTPEVFVQDVVVGDEAPEPVRIRLSDDPVIRVTWSSDGEWLAVAIATDGGVKQQVWVVRPDGTDAAQIAGSRYQHAELGPWSRSGHRVVITLPSTEADQPARSYLVDPVSGDRDDLAVGELIHILDLSVEERLVVLRDGQRGHEFVVVVDRLTDESHALLADSPDGSAEIAFLRPAPASETSPLVAYVATEAGLPRRGLVAQPVGPHGWRGAPRRITERDDAELEYLDADDAGRTLLLVWNVDGRSELDLINTHDASRTPVPDLPGYVVTDPVLSRDGRSVLLAVEGPLRPRELWRLDTNALTWSRVTGVPGLPEVPLVEPTLERFAARDGLEITGWLYRAVEPATSSSGGGPDVGAVPPEPRAALVHLHGGPESQERPTFSPQHQALAAAGITVFAPNIRGSSGYGRDFVHADDLGLRWNALADVVDCARFLVSNGYADRSRVAVEGRSYGGYATLASLAFTPDVFAAGVAVCGMSDFATFYRDTEPWIASAAATKYGHPVDDAALLDSLSPMRAIDDVTAPLLVVHGELDTNVPIGEAHQVVEALTARSHDVEYLELAGEGHEYRRATSRAELVRRMVAFVAARLA
- a CDS encoding N-acetylglutaminylglutamine amidotransferase, yielding MCGLAGELRFDGTAPDVAAVARMTGCLVHRGPDGDGLWARGPVALGHRRLSIVDLSTAGAQPMVHPRAGLTIAYNGMVYNYRQLRDELRGRGHEFFSTSDTEVILAAYAEWGTRFVDHLVGMFAIAIWEHASGRLVLARDRLGIKPLYVAEVPGGVRFASSLPAVLAGGGVDTSIDPVAFASYMTFHSIVPAPRTILSGVGKLPPATVRVIERDGTSRDETYWEPRFERDPDKADWTDQDWQEAFTAKLRTAVERRMVADVPVGVLLSGGIDSSLVVALLAEAGQQDLATFSIGFESAGGESGDEFEYSDEVARHFGTDHHRIRIPSSRLLDGIDGAIGAMSEPMVSHDCVAFYLLSEEVSQHVKVVQSGQGADEVLGGYSWYPPLASVPRDQAAEVYRSVFMDRRWPALQPLLGERWRSDDDTPSAFVDAAFAVPGAETSVDAALRSDTMTMLVDDPVKRVDNMTMAWGLEARVPFLDHEFVEFAGAIPPELKLADGGKGVMKRAARGIVPDAVIDRTKGYFPVPAIRQLEGPYLERVRQALHAPEARERGLFDPGTVERMLQDPNSTRTEIGANALWQLGLIEMWLQQQGVR
- a CDS encoding carboxylate--amine ligase/circularly permuted type 2 ATP-grasp protein — translated: MSAELTLGAEEELHLIDLDSGRLSAKAPRLLPKLPADRFGAELQRTTIETNTPVVRTLDDLRRVIVDLRSELSAAIAPAGVTIAAAGTAPRSEYADFELTSGGRYGRMQEQYRMLVDEQLICGLQVHVGVSDRDLAVQIAQRVAPVLPVLLALSASSPFWNGQDTGYSSFRSIIWQRWPSAGSFGRVKDAAEYDAMLDDLIASGVIADKKMAYFDVRPSSHAPTLELRVCDATPIVDDAVLIAGLFRAAVRKAEKAVESGAEWRPRSEPLHRAAMWQAARGGLTGELLGLGQHPERLPAETAVRQLVSRLRPELEELGDWGTVAELVEDTLARGNSTDRQRTAYAERGELDDVVASVVEDTAGTPSGRTEHPTVTLPSYRVRAGDEAVGPGARPRPAFRDLAVFFRGWDAETTIERCAARDTWTREHEVGFVVDGGVQAFGCDLVPRTVSAYEWSQLAAGLGQRARAIELFLRDAYGPRRIVADGAMDERQFVGANGWDPAAARLPQDAVRAPVMGFDLVRNEFGGWRVLEDNVRSPSGVAYGIALRELMDEVVPDAPRPEHLLDPHGVVDRLRDTLRTNATAVTGEPDPVIALISDGPAAGAWFEHRRLADGAGLRLLAGSDLDVRDGHVVEARTGDVLHGLYLRIDRDVSALAAEHAPDLGARILDVAEAGGVHLANAPGNALVDDKAMYVTVPDLIWYYLDEKPLLDSVPTYRTSIEGERLSVLDRVGELVTKPVDGEGGRDVLIGPSASAPEVAERRRAIAAEPDRWVGQEVVQLSSHPTIGPAGLDPRHVDLRAFVYVTGTGPDDTHLADVALTRVAPEGSMVVNSSRGGGAKDTWITGTAGDS
- a CDS encoding alpha/beta hydrolase, which produces MPTTVFCLHALGSSSEEFVGLRSRLAGTLDLVGIDLPGFGTSTAATGTTVEEMVVLVERAIGRSGATDWALIGHSMGGKVASVVASRTVDGSNGLFGLRAVVLLAASPLSPEPMDEERRQTMLDWASDGEIGPDEADAFVDANTASRLDPEPHAIAVHDVERAVPQAWTDWLVRGSREDWSTVFPPNPVPALVLAGAEDGDLGPEAQRTLNLPHWTAGEFDAVPDAAHLLPWEQPDAVADRIRDFWHRRVDHGPLVPAETARVIASPRVSARTRGILAVRALPDAPDREPRALTREQLDTLRAVARVVVPQPGDRHLDLALRVDDQLADELGDGWRPDGLPADVEAYRAGLDALRSEAAQGDEHLAGVLDAVTAGEYTPTTGPLDGSQLRAWLEDASVDLAKQWMAHPATMAAVDYDGFANGGDGLRKQGFLLLGAGEREAWEPTGAGR